In the genome of Nymphaea colorata isolate Beijing-Zhang1983 chromosome 9, ASM883128v2, whole genome shotgun sequence, one region contains:
- the LOC116260466 gene encoding transcription termination factor MTERF5, chloroplastic isoform X2, giving the protein MEAFSVLHAPKQLVFELPTMPILVPPTSVIRLRVKFFRQPTACQAKSDGSSTFTAVSSSLLAAEKEEAKAVLSLFLRKLGLSYATTARTINKSDCFIRHLISRLHSVHKSRYLVGRELTTLEIREALVPYLESLLEEHGEVLVDIVENFPNPPGKERSSQLSPPSVKIDMKKKKALSKVSNLDSDGQLPMQVRYLLGIGLDHGQIKDMVRRFPSFAYYSLDGKIKPVVELLIQLGVPESDIPSIIFKRPQLCGISFSENLMPMMKYLESLGVDKRQWAKVIYRFPALLTYSRQKVKASVDYLAELGISAEVIGKILTRCPHIVSYSVEDKLRPTGEYFESLGVNAAVLLQRAPQAFGLSIEANLKPVTDFFLEKGFAMEEVTTIVSRYGTLYTFSLAENLHPKWEFFLTTDYKKSDLVKFPQYFGYRLEQRIKPRYKHMKELGVRLLLNQLLSTSDAEFEKIVQKKLKKLVDER; this is encoded by the exons atggaagctttcTCTGTACTTCATGCTCCAAAGCAACTAGTGTTTGAGCTCCCAACCATGCCTATACTGGTTCCCCCCACTTCCGTGATAAG GTTGAGAGTGAAATTTTTTAGGCAGCCCACTGCCTGCCAAGCAAAATCAG ATGGATCCAGCACCTTTACAGCAGTCTCTTCAAGTCTCCTGgcagcagaaaaagaagaggcaaAGGCTGTTTTATCCCTATTCTTGCGGAAATTGGGTTTGAGCTATGCAACTACAGCAAGAACAATTAACAAATCAGATTGTTTCATTCGGCATCTAATCTCTAGACTGCACTCAGTCCATAAATCACGCTATCTAGTAG GAAGAGAATTGACCACTCTTGAAATCAGAGAAGCTCTAGTTCCCTACCTTGAATCCCTACTTGAAGAACATGGCGAGGTTCTGGTAGACATTGTTGAGAACTTCCCAAATCCTCCTGGGAAAGAGAGATCATCCCAATTGTCACCTCCAAGTGTAAAGATtgacatgaagaaaaaaaaggcccTCTCCAAGGTTAGTAACTTGGACTCTGATGGCCAACTCCCAATGCAAGTGCGCTACCTCCTGGGGATTGGCTTGGATCATGGCCAGATCAAGGATATGGTTCGAAGGTTTCCATCGTTTGCATACTACAGCTTGGATGGAAAAATCAAGCCAGTAGTCGAGCTCCTTATTCAACTTGGGGTACCGGAATCGGACATACCCAGCATTATTTTTAAAAGGCCTCAACTGTGTGGTATTAGCTTCTCAGAAAACTTGATGCCTATGATGAAATACTTAGAAAGCTTGGGTGTTGATAAAAGGCAATGGGCAAAGGTTATATATAGGTTCCCTGCATTGCTTACTTATAGCAGACAGAAAGTAAAAGCATCGGTAGACTATCTAGCAGAACTGGGTATTTCAGCAGAAGTCATTGGGAAGATATTGACAAGGTGTCCACATATTGTCAGTTACAGTGTGGAAGATAAGCTGAGACCCACAGGCGAATACTTTGAATCCTTGGGGGTCAATGCTGCGGTTTTGCTTCAACGAGCACCTCAGGCATTTGGTCTAAGCATAGAGGCTAACTTGAAACCTGTAACTGATTTTTTTCTGGAGAAAGGTTTTGCTATGGAGGAGGTAACAACGATTGTATCAAGATACGGAACATTATATACCTTTAGTTTGGCTGAGAATTTGCATCCAAAATGGGAATTCTTTCTGACAACAGATTATAAAAAATCCGATCTTGTCAAGTTTCCTCAGTATTTTGGCTACAGATTGGAACAGAGGATTAAACCAAGATATAAACACATGAAAGAGTTAGGAGTAAGACTGTTACTTAATCAGCTGCTCTCAACATCGGATGCTGAATTTGAGAAAATAGTGcagaaaaagttgaagaagcTGGTTGATGAAAGGTAG
- the LOC116260466 gene encoding transcription termination factor MTERF5, chloroplastic isoform X1 — translation MEAFSVLHAPKQLVFELPTMPILVPPTSVIRLRVKFFRQPTACQAKSVADHDLDGSSTFTAVSSSLLAAEKEEAKAVLSLFLRKLGLSYATTARTINKSDCFIRHLISRLHSVHKSRYLVGRELTTLEIREALVPYLESLLEEHGEVLVDIVENFPNPPGKERSSQLSPPSVKIDMKKKKALSKVSNLDSDGQLPMQVRYLLGIGLDHGQIKDMVRRFPSFAYYSLDGKIKPVVELLIQLGVPESDIPSIIFKRPQLCGISFSENLMPMMKYLESLGVDKRQWAKVIYRFPALLTYSRQKVKASVDYLAELGISAEVIGKILTRCPHIVSYSVEDKLRPTGEYFESLGVNAAVLLQRAPQAFGLSIEANLKPVTDFFLEKGFAMEEVTTIVSRYGTLYTFSLAENLHPKWEFFLTTDYKKSDLVKFPQYFGYRLEQRIKPRYKHMKELGVRLLLNQLLSTSDAEFEKIVQKKLKKLVDER, via the exons atggaagctttcTCTGTACTTCATGCTCCAAAGCAACTAGTGTTTGAGCTCCCAACCATGCCTATACTGGTTCCCCCCACTTCCGTGATAAG GTTGAGAGTGAAATTTTTTAGGCAGCCCACTGCCTGCCAAGCAAAATCAG TTGCTGATCATGACTTAGATGGATCCAGCACCTTTACAGCAGTCTCTTCAAGTCTCCTGgcagcagaaaaagaagaggcaaAGGCTGTTTTATCCCTATTCTTGCGGAAATTGGGTTTGAGCTATGCAACTACAGCAAGAACAATTAACAAATCAGATTGTTTCATTCGGCATCTAATCTCTAGACTGCACTCAGTCCATAAATCACGCTATCTAGTAG GAAGAGAATTGACCACTCTTGAAATCAGAGAAGCTCTAGTTCCCTACCTTGAATCCCTACTTGAAGAACATGGCGAGGTTCTGGTAGACATTGTTGAGAACTTCCCAAATCCTCCTGGGAAAGAGAGATCATCCCAATTGTCACCTCCAAGTGTAAAGATtgacatgaagaaaaaaaaggcccTCTCCAAGGTTAGTAACTTGGACTCTGATGGCCAACTCCCAATGCAAGTGCGCTACCTCCTGGGGATTGGCTTGGATCATGGCCAGATCAAGGATATGGTTCGAAGGTTTCCATCGTTTGCATACTACAGCTTGGATGGAAAAATCAAGCCAGTAGTCGAGCTCCTTATTCAACTTGGGGTACCGGAATCGGACATACCCAGCATTATTTTTAAAAGGCCTCAACTGTGTGGTATTAGCTTCTCAGAAAACTTGATGCCTATGATGAAATACTTAGAAAGCTTGGGTGTTGATAAAAGGCAATGGGCAAAGGTTATATATAGGTTCCCTGCATTGCTTACTTATAGCAGACAGAAAGTAAAAGCATCGGTAGACTATCTAGCAGAACTGGGTATTTCAGCAGAAGTCATTGGGAAGATATTGACAAGGTGTCCACATATTGTCAGTTACAGTGTGGAAGATAAGCTGAGACCCACAGGCGAATACTTTGAATCCTTGGGGGTCAATGCTGCGGTTTTGCTTCAACGAGCACCTCAGGCATTTGGTCTAAGCATAGAGGCTAACTTGAAACCTGTAACTGATTTTTTTCTGGAGAAAGGTTTTGCTATGGAGGAGGTAACAACGATTGTATCAAGATACGGAACATTATATACCTTTAGTTTGGCTGAGAATTTGCATCCAAAATGGGAATTCTTTCTGACAACAGATTATAAAAAATCCGATCTTGTCAAGTTTCCTCAGTATTTTGGCTACAGATTGGAACAGAGGATTAAACCAAGATATAAACACATGAAAGAGTTAGGAGTAAGACTGTTACTTAATCAGCTGCTCTCAACATCGGATGCTGAATTTGAGAAAATAGTGcagaaaaagttgaagaagcTGGTTGATGAAAGGTAG
- the LOC116260465 gene encoding beta-galactosidase 15-like, whose amino-acid sequence MASSVLRVAIVLLSVAVFFGVAAGGKPLVVSHDGRSLLLDGRRRIIISGSIHYPRSTPEMWPGLFQKAKEGGLDAIETYIFWNAHEPERRQYNFEGRLDFIKFVKAVQQAGLYAIIRIGPYVCAEWNYGGLPVWLHNIPGLQMRTNNAAFEYEMATFTRKIVYMIKEAGLLASQGGPIILLQIENEYGNVISPYGNAGKAYLNWAAKLALSMNVSVPWIMCQESDAPPPMINTCNGFYCDQFEPNSSTSPKMWTENWTGWFKNYGGTHPHRPVEDIAYAVARFFQTGGTLQNYYMYHGGTNFDRSAGGPFITTSYDYDAPLDEYGYARQPKWGHLKDLHSSLKMMEKALTYGTRQNITLGDQLVASIYKTEDGTSGCFLSNTNDSVDATVTFNGIKYFLPAWSVSILPDCKNAVFNSAKVNVPTSLISVKEDASGHALRNWQWHKELVFYNLRAPDVFPAQKLLEQISTTVDHSDYLWYSTGVHVSEEDPFWNNGQVVLRVNTSGHALHIFVNHVHVGFGYGRGTFVVEQPVELKPGKNYITLLSVTVGLQNYGAFFDLAPAGISSGPVEIVGQNNATKDLTSKLWMYKTGLKGLEDLSNSPETFRWRTKGLPRNSSLTWYKAEFEAPEGEDAVVVDLGSMGKGYAWVNGKNIGRYWPLYTAPKNECSTPCDYKGAYGPSKCTTGCDEPTQRRYHVPRSWLQEGSNTLVLFEEVGGEPSGVSFKTVHNDRLCSSASSKGSGDDKQLVHLQCPSGRTISSIKFASFGDPQGSCGAFKIGSCHAPDSQSILEKACLGRESCSVSVSEEDFKSSCRLPTMSLAVEALC is encoded by the exons ATGGCGTCTTCAGTACTAAGGGTCGCCATAGTTCTTCTTTCTGTAGCTGTATTCTTTGGGGTAGCCGCTGGGGGGAAGCCTCTCGTGGTTAGCCATGACGGGAGGAGCCTCCTGCTCGACGGCCGGCGCCGGATTATTATCTCGGGATCCATTCATTACCCGCGCAGCACGCCGGAG ATGTGGCCCGGGTTGTTCCAGAAGGCCAAGGAAGGAGGGTTGGATGCTATCGAGACGTACATTTTTTGGAATGCACATGAGCCTGAACGTCGTCAG TATAATTTTGAAGGCAGGCTGGATTTCATTAAGTTCGTGAAGGCTGTCCAGCAAGCAGGGTTATATGCAATAATTCGGATTGGTCCCTATGTCTGTGCTGAATGGAATTATGG GGGATTACCCGTTTGGCTTCATAACATTCCCGGGCTGCAGATGAGAACAAACAATGCAGCGTTTGAG tATGAAATGGCTACTTTCACAAGGAAGATTGTGTACATGATCAAGGAAGCTGGACTGTTGGCATCCCAAGGAGGTCCCATCATCCTACTCCAG ATCGAAAATGAGTATGGAAATGTGATTTCACCTTATGGCAATGCTGGAAAGGCTTATCTAAATTGGGCTGCGAAGTTGGCTCTTTCTATGAATGTTTCTGTTCCATGGATCATGTGTCAAGAATCAGATGCACCACCACCAATg ATTAACACATGTAATGGATTCTACTGCGACCAGTTTGAGCCCAACTCTTCAACGAGCCCAAAGATGTGGACTGAGAATTGGACTGGATG GTTCAAGAACTATGGAGGTACTCATCCTCATAGACCTGTTGAAGATATTGCTTATGCTGTGGCAAGATTTTTCCAAACTGGCGGAACCTTGCAAAACTATTACATG TATCATGGAGGAACCAATTTTGACAGAAGTGCAGGTGGCCCATTCATCACTACATCATATGACTATGATGCACCTCTTGATGAATATG GATATGCTAGACAACCAAAGTGGGGGCACTTGAAggatcttcattcttctcttaaGATGATGGAGAAGGCTCTTACTTATGGTACAAGACAGAACATCACCCTCGGAGATCAGCTAGTG GCATCAATCTACAAAACAGAGGACGGAACATCTGGATGTTTCTTGAGTAATACCAATGATTCTGTTGATGCCACAGTTACATTCAATGGGATCAAATACTTTTTACCTGCTTGGTCTGTTAGTATATTGCCTGATTGCAAGAATGCTGTTTTCAACAGTGCAAAG GTAAATGTACCCACGTCTCTCATCAGTGTAAAGGAAGATGCAAGTGGCCACGCACTCAGAAACTGGCAATGGCATAAGGAGCTGGTTTTTTATAACTTGAGGGCTCCAGATGTCTTCCCTGCACAGAAACTTTTGGAACAAATCTCTACAACAGTAGACCACAGTGACTACTTGTGGTATTCAACTGG TGTTCATGTCTCAGAGGAGGATCCTTTCTGGAACAATGGCCAAGTTGTTTTGAGGGTGAATACATCTGGACACGCACTCCATATTTTTGTCAATCATGTGCATGTTG GATTTGGATATGGACGTGGTACCTTTGTGGTTGAGCAACCAGTTGAACTCAAACCAGGGAAGAACTACATAACACTTCTCAGTGTTACCGTTGGCCTCCAG AACTATGGAGCTTTCTTTGACTTGGCCCCTGCTGGAATCAGCAGCGGACCTGTTGAAATTGTGGGCCAAAACAATGCCACAAAGGACTTGACCTCAAAGTTATGGATGTACAAG ACCGGCTTAAAAGGCCTAGAAGATCTCTCCAACTCTCCTGAAACTTTCAGATGGAGAACAAAGGGCCTCCCAAGGAATAGCTCTCTAACTTGGTACAAG GCCGAGTTTGAAGCACCAGAAGGTGAGGATGCTGTAGTTGTTGATCTTGGAAGCATGGGGAAGGGGTATGCTTGGGTCAATGGGAAGAACATTGGTCGATACTGGCCTCTGTATACGGCTCCTAAGAATGAGTGCTCGACGCCATGTGACTACAAAGGAGCATATGGCCCAAGCAAGTGCACTACTGGCTGTGATGAACCAACTCAAAGACG GTACCATGTTCCGAGATCATGGCTCCAAGAAGGTAGCAACACTTTGGTGCTGTTCGAGGAAGTGGGAGGGGAACCCTCTGGTGTGTCTTTCAAGACAGTTCACAATGACAGATTGTGTTCCTCTGCTTCTTCTAAGGGAAGTGGGGATGATAAGCAGTTGGTGCACCTGCAATGCCCATCTGGAAGAACCATATCATCCATCAAATTCGCATCCTTTGGTGACCCGCAAGGGTCTTGTGGTGCCTTTAAAATCGGAAGCTGCCATGCCCCCGACTCCCAATCAATCTTGGAGAAG GCATGCCTGGGTCGTGAGAGCTGCTCGGTATCCGTCTCTGAAGAAGATTTTAAGAGCAGTTGCCGTCTCCCCACAATGAGTTTGGCCGTTGAAGCTCTGTGTTAA